The DNA sequence TTCCGAGATGTCGGACGATCTGGCCTATGCGATCACCAGTTCGATGTTCGAAAACATCGCCGATCTGCAGGCGGTTCACCCGGCGGCGAACCAGACCACGGTCGAATTCACGCTCGATGCGACACCGGTGCCGCTGCATCCCGGTGCCATCCGCTACTTCGAAGAGATCGGGGCCGAGATCCCGGACCGCCTGCGTCCGTGACACGCGGCGCAAGAGGAGGGCTTTTGGCCCTCCTCCTGTCTTTTCCGCCTCTCGCCTCGGCGGCAGAACTTGTCGCCACCCGTGAGACCGGCGAGGAAATCGCCCGGTTCGACGTGAAGAACGGCGAGGGCTGGTGCGTGCTCTGGCACCACTCGGTCAAGGGGTTCGAAGTTTCCGACTGCTACGAGAACCGCGAAGGCCGGATGGTCCTGATCTGGTCGCATCTCCCCGATTTCGCGGCCGGGCTCGACCATATCCCCGGACGCGGACGGCAGGTGACGGACGGACAGGGCGGCTATTTCATACTGGACATCGACGAACCCGTGCCGGGCGACGCTTATGTGCTGCGCCCCGGTGCCGGACCCGTCGATCACCGGATCAGAATGGGTGACAGGGTGGTTTCCCTGTCGGCGGCGGCCCCGCGTGAACGGGTGCGGATCGCCTTGGTTGGGACGGACAACGAATGACCACGGAAAACGACATCAACCCCGAAGCGGTCGCGCAGCCCCGCATCGTGTTGCGCGCCATCATGCTGATCGGCATCGCCCTGTCGCTGTTCCAGCTCTGGGCGGCGGGGGTTCAGCCGCTGGGCCTGTTCTTTCAGCGGCCGATCCACCTGGGCTTTGTTCTGGTACTGTGCTTTCTCATTTTTCCGGTCTTCGGGCCGGGCCGTCCGCGCGGGCCGCTGGGCTGGGCAATCGACGGGCCGCTGATCCTCTGCGGGATCGCGGCGGGCGCCTGGGTGCCGCTGAACATCGACACAATCGCCAACCAGATCTTTCCACGCCAGATCGATGTCTGGATGGGTGTGCTGACCATCTTCGTCGTGCTCGAAGGGGCGCGTCGGGCGGTGGGGCTCGGCATGACCATTATCGGTGCGGTTTTTCTGGCCTATGCCTTTGCGGGGAACAGGGGCGAACTGCCGTTCCTCGCCGACTGGATGCCGGGCATCCTGAACCACCGCGGCTACTCACTGGACCGCGTCGCCAGTCAGATGACGCTGGGTGCCGAAGGAATCTTCGGCATTCCGCTGGGTGTTGCCGCCACGTTCGTTTTCATCTTCGTTCTCTTCGGCGCGTTTCTCGAAGCGACAGGCGCCGGTAAATTCTTCATCGACCTGGCCTATGCCGCCACCGGGCGCCAGCGTGGCGGCCCGGCCAAGGCGGCTGTGATCGCCTCGGCGGGCATGGGGTCGATCTCGGGCTCGGCCATCGCAAATGTCGTGACCACGGGGGCCTTCACCATTCCGCTGATGAAGAAACTGGGCTACCGCCC is a window from the Sulfitobacter sp. THAF37 genome containing:
- a CDS encoding DUF1850 domain-containing protein, coding for MALLLSFPPLASAAELVATRETGEEIARFDVKNGEGWCVLWHHSVKGFEVSDCYENREGRMVLIWSHLPDFAAGLDHIPGRGRQVTDGQGGYFILDIDEPVPGDAYVLRPGAGPVDHRIRMGDRVVSLSAAAPRERVRIALVGTDNE